The genomic segment acaaatttacaagaaataaacaagtccatcaaaaagtggatgaggGGAAACTACTTTATATGCCAGTATATGAGAAAGTAGGATATGCTTTTGGTAAGCAAAGCTATAAGGTATGGGAAAGTGTTTGACTGtgttaagaaaaaagcaaattttatcaTGAAGTACAAAAACTGGCTGTTCCcattgagaaagagaaaatatgggaCTAAACTGAATAGACATAAGCAAGTTGTAGAAAATTTGTAGAACaggaattttgtaaaataaattgtatatgtGAACAAGCTaggtttagaaaaaaaactatttataagTCTTTTCTAAAATTGAGCATTAATATCAAAAGTatactaatataaaaatagaattcgATTCTCTCTGTGGAAAAAAAACATGGTTTTATTGGAGTATTAGTCAgcttttaatagaaaattgtaaaaggttttatttacctttttaagtAATTGACCTAGAATAAAAGTCAATTTTTATCAAAGATGATCTGCTATgcttcatgttatttttttattttttcttttattttaagttctggaatatctgtgcagaatgtgcaggtttgttacacagttatacatgtaccatggtagTTTGCTTCACCTATCattctgtcatctaggttttaggcctcacatgcattagctatttgtcctaatgctctccctccccttgccctgcACCCTGAGACAgactctggtgtgtgatgttcccctccctgtatccacgtgttctcactgttcaacccacttatgagtgagaacatgtagtgtttgtttCTCTGTTCCCATGTTGGCTTGCTGAGAATGaatggtttccagcctcatccatgtccctgcaaaggaaatgaaatcatcctttttcatggctgcagctgcatattatttttttcaggctTTTGATTACTTAAGAAAACTTAGTCTTATCTATTGAAAGATCTGAGACTTTTCTACAACcatgtaaatttttatatttgcctttaAAGTCTTTAATTCTTACTCTTCTTAACTGAATGATTATTGTTCACAGTAAACTGTTTACTCTATTTTAACCAAGTCCTTTAAATCTATGACATTTTtgactttccaaaatcaaatacTCAATTAACATCTTTGACcttgaactaactttgggagttTCCAGTGGGTCACGGAATACCACAAAAGTTCCTTCCTTCAGAGTTGTTAAACTAATTAGACTTGTTTAGTATGTTAAATGTCATGGAAAGCATTGTGAAATAATAATTGATACTGAATCTATATTGAATTAAATTGTATAGATATGTTATTAACATGTGTTTCATAAATTATATGAAAGTTTTAGAGATCTGAAAGTTCTGGCATAATGCTATCAGTGACAATTATTATCTTAGAATATTGTAtgttacaaaaacaacaatttccttgtcaattgtgtttCAGTAAATTCTCATCAGATCTATAGCCATGGAAATTTTTAGTATTGTCATTCACAGAGAGCTAATTATTTTACTCTGGTACTTTTCTGAAAGTTATTTCAGGCAACTGTAAACCTAAAAGTGTTTCATCTCTGAGAAGATTCTATAAACATCTCTAACAAGTATAGGTTTCTGATAACCTTACTTTCTGATAATTGCACTAAGAATTTCCAGAACtctaatgaagaaataaattggtTTATAAAACTGCCAACTCAATATCAAAACAAGAATTCATTAAATACAAAGAACATGCTTTGTTATAGTTTTATGCTAAGTCAGCTGGTACTGAAATTGTTAAGATACGCAAGTTAAATAAACTCTATAGGATTAACCTAACTTAATTTACTTATTATAACATATTCAATAAACAGTGTTTTACACCTGATTGTATAACAAAACTGGCATTTCAAAGAACATAAATTCAATTTTAAGAGAGGATTCATGGAGAACCTGGATGGCTGCCTGGTCCTTCCCAAGTTTTTTAAGTTAACATCCTTAAAATTTTTGCAGACTTTGACTTACTATGGAAGAGATAAGATgcttcaaattatatatatatataaattggtaGAGTTACTGTTTAAAATGGCCAAAATGACTTATAACCAATGTTTGGTTTGTCAAACTCATAATTATAGTAAGACAATAAAAATCTCAAGTGGTACATTTCTGGCACATCATGAATTATTTGGACACTTAAACAGATGTGTTTCATTCTATTTCCACTTTCGGTGCTGGTTTTCTGGTTATGTAGAAGGTTTCCCATACAGAAAGACTGATGCTATAATGGTAGATAAAAGTTCATTAGAAAATACGTTTTCTTCATGAGTCCTTTCTGCAGAAATCTCCAATGATGGAGGTACTTGTTTCACTGGATAGTTAAGTAGGGTATCACATCACAATGGCCTTAGTCAACACTAACTGAATCAGCTTGATTGCTCTAGTCAAAAATTCTAGTAATCAATAACAATCAAATTCACTCCTACCAGGAAAAAATAGATTTATCCCTTATGAAACAGTTACAAAAAGGTCTATGCCCTTAAAATAAAACCTCATGTATCTCTCACTCTTCTAAACTCTTACATAACTTAATATTGTAAGGCTTCATAATTATGCAAAAGCGTATTTTCACTAGGTAAAAGAAACCCTTTGTGACCTACCAAGTGACGACAACCAGACTCTTCACAGTCTAGAACATGGAAAGCGGGTcttttggaaaaaacaaagatTATCCTTGAGAACTTTTGGAAGAGACCACATCAAGTTCTTACCATTCACACTGCAAGAAAACTTGAGGATATTGAATAATACATCCACATTTTTCGACTCAAGTGGGTCCCTTTAGGCTCTTGAAATTGAACATCTTTTGGAGATCTCAAGGTAAAGCTTACCAAAGAAGTATATCCTCAGAAGCAGATGGCACCCTTGATGCAGACTGCTTTCTCAAGAAAACAGGCTAAGACCTGTCTCCTCTTGAATGTGAAAGCTTCACCCTTTGTCTTCTTTTCCATgcgtttcttttctgtttatgcaTGGTAAGGTAATGTAATAATTAAGATTTCATAACCAATAGCTTCCACAGGAAATGTAACTAAATGTTGCATATGTCATAGTAAGCCTAAATCCCTACATGATCTTAGAGATCCTCtactaagtgaagtaactcaggaatggaaaaccaaacatcgtatgttctcactgatatgcagGAGCTAAGCTTTGAGGAcataaaggcataagaatgatacaatggactcgcggaagagtgggaaggggatgagggataaaagactataaatatGATGCAGTGTCTGCTCAGGTGaagggtgcaccaaaatctcacaagtcactaaagaacttatgtaaccaaataccatgtgtaccccaataacttatggaaaaataaaagatatataaaaaataaaagtaaaacaaagaaaaactgaggatattatttaaagatttaaatagatgagagaaaaatatttccacaAATTTTCAATTGAcaatcaatatattttaatactgaTGGTTCACATTATCTTTTTGAATACAGATATACTGTGAGAATTCCTATTCAACACTTTGCTTGACATTCATAATTACTGTTTCTTATCATCAAATCACTTATAAATGTTTATCTGCAAATAGCATTCTTAATTCAAAGGTAATATGAAAGAAGGGCCAAATTCTGTCTATGAGCTATAGTTTTTTATTCACTGCTATacagaaacattaaatattaaagagtCATAGATAAACATAAGAAGATGCATTGAAAATCTCATCCAATCCTTTCATgttacaggttaaaaaaaatgagatcccaAGTGATAAAATAACTTgcctagttttttgttgttggtgttgtttTTAACTACAAATCATTAACATAGAGAATAAAAACGAACAAAGATTTAAGCAAAGGTGAGGAACTTGAATCAgttttgaattacattttttttattgcattttaggttttggggtacatgtgaagaacatgcaagattgttgcataggtacatacatggcagtgtggtttgctgtcttctgtcccctcacctgtatctgtcatttctccccatgctatctcttcccacctccccaccccccatccctcccccatttccccccaacggaccccagtgtgtagtgttcccctccctgtgtccatgtgttctcattgttgctgataaagaaaaagagaattcagGACCAGCTGGAGGAGGAATATCAATACATCTCTGGGCAACATTTGTTAAACAGCTGTCTATTAAGTGTACGCCACTTGCCAGGGATTTTTGAAGAAGTTTGTGGTATATCAGGGAACATATCAGAAAGTATGAGTCATCAATTacaacaaaaattcaaataaaaattacttcaacACTTATATGTACTTTCAGATAATTAGTACTCGTACATTAATTCAGGATATCTAGTAATTGATTTGATGACATATTTTTTAGGTAAAGGAATCTTGGCCAGTCAAGGTGACTCATTCCtgttatcacagcactttggtaggctgagacgggcagatcccgaggtcaagagatcgagaccatcctagccaacatgatgaaacctcatctctactaaaaatacaaaaattagctgggcatggtggtgcaagcctgtagtcccagatactcaggaggctgatgcaggagaattgcttgaacccaagaggcagagattgcggtgagccaagatcaaccagtgcactccagcctggcaacagagcgagattctgtcttaaaaaaaaaaaagaactctcacCAAACGATAGCTCTTACGTGAGCTATTACATTCTATATTCAGTTCCCTTATAGTTGGTAGAGTAGTATAAGTTGTTctcaaagaaaagtaaatggaCATGATATACCTGTAGTACCCAGAAGAGAATAATAAGGTGTTTTTCTTAATAGGAATTGGTTCATTAACAATAAGGGTAAATATAAGGAAGAGGTTAAATAGTTCTTACTCTATCTATACCCTATTACCATGGCTAAATTTATGGTGCTGAAAgctatattcaaatattttctccagcaCTTTACAGTGTCAACAATGTTAGAGTCTAAATAACTGTAACTAAATAATAGCAATATAATTAATGTAATGATCTTTTAATGCCTAgagtattataattattttgtcaaGAAATAAACAAGTGATTCCTTCTCTAATTCAGCAATACAAATATCCCTGCATAAAAGTAAAAGTTTATGTTACCGGGTGGAATTCTAATCTTAAAAGAGAACAtgataattttaagaaaagaaaaaaaagaatcttcatGGTAGAAAATTTATTAGTAGAAAGGTATTAAAAGACATTTCTTCACATGTAAGGTGTTGAAATGAGGGAACAGAAAAGTTTTGCCTCTCTGGGGcttattaagaataaaaagagtTCTATGCTTGGTTAAATATGTTATCATCAAAGGGTAAGTAGTAAGAAAGATTACTGTATTTTCACAAAAACAGTAAGATTTTTTCTGTAGACCTTCTATCCAGAAATTTACTGCTTGTCTTGATTAGATGGTATTTTATATCTCTACAttgatgtaaaaaaattaaatatttcacttaGAGTAACCTAGACAACTATAAGTGCATGGTGCATGTCAGAATAACAATAATATCTGGTTAAACTAGATAGCATCACCCCATCTCTGACCTCCACAGCACAACTGttggaaacaaaaaaagacatcCTTATTCAGTGAGGATTTTTAGGGTAAATAATATTGTCCCCAGCGTGACCAAGAAAGTCCTCATTTTTGCTATTACATAACCTCTGTCTTTCCTATATCTTCATCTTTCATAAGATCACTGTGACATTTCCCAAGTTTTCCATATGAACATCAGCTGCACAGCCATGAGAGctctttctgaaaattaaaacatgcctacaaatatttctaaaattatcctGTTAGACAAAACTGACTCAACTAGATTTCCTGACGGATCTTAGGAACAGGAGTTGTGCTGAGTTGTGGGTCAGGATTACTCATCAGCTAACTGAGGTTCATTACGCAAAACTCTCCATAGCTATGCAATTCTAAGTCTTGTCTCAATCAAATCGAAATTCCTTCATTAGAAACATTCTCTGAGGGCATAAAATTGAGTTGGCCAGACACCAGCCCCACTTTGCTGGGACAAAGTTACCTATTCCTAAACTTCTTTAGgagattttctttgaaaaaagaatCACACTGCTAAAAGGGGCTCTATCTCTCAGATCTTGTTATTCATCCCTTTGTGTTATGAATAGTGCTTAATTGCCCTACAGAGAGAGCACTGATAAATTGTGTTATCTCACAAGCATTGTAATTCATTAAATGTATACAAAAACACATCAGACAGGTCAAAATTGGTAGCTACCATATTTGAAagggaagaaacacattttctgttAATGAAGAGTAGATacggctgggagcggtggctcatgcctataatctcaacactttgcaaggccgaggcgggtggactgtgaggtcaggaaatcgagaccatcttgtctaacactgtgaaaccccatctctactaaaaatacaaaaattagccaggtctggagacaggtgcctgtaataccagctacttgggaggctgaggcaggaaaatcgtttgagcccacgaggcggaggtggaggttgcaatgagccagatcgcaccactgcattccagcctaggtgagagagagagtctcaacaaataaaataaaataaaataaaaaataaaaatgtagacgGCTTAGAGGGATTTTGGTGTGGAAACCAGGTATATGAAGATAACCATGATCCTCATAGTAAATCTGGCAATAGggacacatatacatatttagagAGGGAACAGATTAACTCAGATAAGTAATAAGAATATCTGAGTGTCAAAGTGGAAATAAAGAGATTGTAAACATAATTAGAGTATGTTTTCTTGTCTCTTTAATGTGTTTATCCATTTGAAATGCAAAAATCCCCAATGAATAAGTAGAGACTAAATTAATTGTATGTAAATAGatatatttagaatttaaaagtgcatattttcattaaatattgcaaacattttttttttacctactcTTGAGGGAAAAGCATGCATCTCTGTTCCAGACTTGATGCTGAATACTAATTCTTTTTTCCAGAGTTTATACGCAGCACTGACTTCTCCATTTAATGCAGTATCCGTAATCATACTCAACATCATCACAAAACGTTTTACATATTCCTCTCACTCTTTCACATCTCTCAAATCTATACTTCGGTTGTTGTGGTTCAAAACTGCTTCTGGctgcaattaagaaaaatatctaaagtTATTAGTCTATTATTAATTTAGGGATTTTCTTGctaaagaaagacaaaaactgtTCTCATTATGACATCATATGTGTTCAAGATGGAGAGAATGGAATATCAATTTGTTT from the Saimiri boliviensis isolate mSaiBol1 chromosome 4, mSaiBol1.pri, whole genome shotgun sequence genome contains:
- the LOC141579935 gene encoding beta-defensin 110-like codes for the protein MTEEKSHKLQEEKTNIFFLIAARSSFEPQQPKYRFERCERVRGICKTFCDDVEYDYGYCIKWRSQCCV